GCGCTGACGGGCGAGGGGCTGGCCGAACTCCGCCAGGGCGTCCTGGAGGCGATGCCGGAGGGCCCGGCCTACTTCCCCGAGGGGACGCTGACCGACCAGCCCGAGGAGCGCGTCATGGCCGAGCTGATCCGGGAGCAGGTCTTCGAGCTGACGCGCGAGGAGATCCCCTACGCCACGGCGGTGACGGTGGAGCGGGTCGAGCCGCGCCCGCAGGGGCGCCTCTACGTGGGCGCCACCATCTGGGTGGAGCGGGAGTCGCAGAAAGGCATCCTCATCGGCCAGGGCGGTCGCATGCTGCGCGAGATCGGACGGCGCGCGCGGCAGGAGATCGAGGCGCTCTTCGGCAACCCGCTCTACCTCGACCTGTACGTCAAGGTGAAGGAGGACTGGCGCGACCATCCGGGGCGGCTCCGCTCGCTGGGCTACGCCGACGACCGCTGAGGGTCCGGCCCCGCGTGGCGGCCGGCCGCTTCCCAGGCGCGGTAGGATGTTGCCATCGGGAATAGGGCCCGGACCGGCGACCTGAGACTATCCCCGCGGAAGGGGATGGTCGGCGTGGAGTCGCAGGAGCTCTGGTGGGAACTCTTCCGCGTCACCGGCAGCGTCTCCGCCTACCTCGCCTATCGCGAGCTCTCGGCCGCCCGCTCCCCGGCCCCGGAAGGCGAGGCCGATGCCGTCCTACAAGACCGAGGCCCTGGTCCTGCGCACCGCGGCGATGGGCGAGAGCGACCGGAGGGTCGACCTGCTCAGCCCTGAGCTGGGAGCCGTCCGCGTCGTCGCCCGGGGGGCGAGGAAGGTGCCGAGCCGCCTCGGCGGTGTGCTGCAACCCTTCGCCCGCGTCCGCCTCCTGCTCTGGCGCGGCCGCACCCTGGACGGCGTCAGCCAGGCGGAGACGATCCGCTCGTTCCACGAGCTGCGCGAGCGGCTGGAGGCCTTCGCCTTCGCCTCGGCCGCGGCGGAGGCGGCGCTGGCCCTGGCCCGCCCTGACGGGGAGGCGCCGCGCCGCTACCGCCTTCTCCTCTACACCTTCGAGCGGCTGGCCGGCGGCGGGCCGGGCGAGCCGGCGCTGGCCTACTACCTGGCACAGCTCCTGCGCATCGAAGGCTTCGCGCCGGACTGGTCGACCTGCGCCCGCTGTGGCCGCCCGATCGGCGGCGAGCGACGCCTGGCCGTGGCCGAGGGAGGCGTCCTCTGCGCCGACTGCGGACTGCGCTCCGGCGAGGGCGAACCGCTGCCCGAGGCGGTGGCACACTTAGCCGAGGCGCTGGCCCGGCTGGGACCTCGCGGGGCGGAAGCGCTCGGGCCCGATCCGGCTCTCGCCATGG
This Bacillota bacterium DNA region includes the following protein-coding sequences:
- the recO gene encoding DNA repair protein RecO produces the protein MPSYKTEALVLRTAAMGESDRRVDLLSPELGAVRVVARGARKVPSRLGGVLQPFARVRLLLWRGRTLDGVSQAETIRSFHELRERLEAFAFASAAAEAALALARPDGEAPRRYRLLLYTFERLAGGGPGEPALAYYLAQLLRIEGFAPDWSTCARCGRPIGGERRLAVAEGGVLCADCGLRSGEGEPLPEAVAHLAEALARLGPRGAEALGPDPALAMAAARALARLLAAAVDRSMKSLELLDIIRHDAEGSANHGG